The Xyrauchen texanus isolate HMW12.3.18 chromosome 4, RBS_HiC_50CHRs, whole genome shotgun sequence genome segment aCTTTATATGCAGATTAGGTTAAGATAATATATACACACTGAAGCCTACATGTTGCATGTGAATGGATGCTGCTGCTAAAAATATCAGTTCttaatctttttgttttattgtaaaaatacctaaacatccatttaaataatataaatgtaccCAAGAAGcacaattatacattatattaattagggatgctCCGATACCTGTATTGGTATTGGCTCCAATAcagaagcttttagatggatcgggtatcggtccgacgagccctaTTCAAATCCAATActatgtgttagtcatgttcgttactgtcaagcacAATTGaattagttcatatgactcgtgcattttattcaaagccacttaaaGATGTGTGattagctctgtgaatcacaaaaggctgtttaataaataaataaaatacacgcGTAGCTCCAGTGCGTCAGTGAACGGTgttgctctgttgacacaaactcacgcacaggtTGGTGATgcactatttttagccttcacgctgTGCACAGTATTTGAGCGCTACTCgtgaacagcatctcagatgtagatactCAATCGTTCGATTCACTTATAATTGgaatttagaatggcactggaggtgcattttaccagaatatgaataagaaacaaattaaactactgtgaacttgcctacaaaaagacacatacaggacttcctggagagttcaaaatgtcaaaataaaagcgtgagggtttaaaagttaaaggtgcatgattgagatgTATTActcttataatatattattattattatcatttgtttacaaatgataataatatttaagttgaattggttccaaaaaataactgcttGAATGAAAAGTTAGCTGATACTTTACAACTAAATTGTACAAAAAAGAGATCttaatcctttaaagtccagatgcatttaaaaaaaaaaaaagaaaaaaggcaaaaataaaacactggtttcttttctactgaagacatgaagactggaattacttttaattttgctgctacattatccagtatactagttaataataatgtttttcttaataaactatacatttatattgaaataatgtgtagttagaggtttgtgattctttacatattaaagagtattctcaattagttccacacaaaaaCGTAAAgctattctaaactgattatgcaaaaaaactaaaccggtatcggatcgggattgctatcagccgatactgagatttccgatatcggaatcagatcggaagagaaaaagtggtatcggtgcatccctaatattaaTACTTGTTTACAGAGaataaatggtaacactttatttttacagttttgttttacatttacctaatatataattacaacaactacagtaattgctaggtactaaccctaaacctaaccttaacccatattaaggaCATGTAGTTACCTAACATTACTCAGTACATTCTTGGTTTAAGTACACATAATGTAAAATTAAGTGCAACCAAATGTATCTTATATTAAGTTATTCTCACACCATTGGGAAATaattttttgattattatttacttatgtaTTAAGCAGTTCTTTTATTGTATTATTCAGATTGTGTTAAAtgtttttaggatgttttatAAGtccttaaatatttgtttttcacttCTGGAATATTTAGATGTTATTTCCTGGAAGAAGAATATACATGGtcagaaatatatttttacagtgtaaaacaCTGTGACATCATTAGATCGAagccttttttttaataaataaaacgtGCAATATGTAAACAGCTGGTCTTATATTGCATGATGCAGATAAAATGTAATACAGCCtctttttcaaaaatattcataacttttttttttcttgcaataTTTTGTTTCATTCGAGTATATAAAAAAACCTTATGGAAGAAAATTGGGTTTTGAAAGCTTTTTTACTTAATTAGTTTACTGGACATGCAGCGAAAGTCCACCAGCACAAACATCCCAATTTATAATCAACAATACTCTTACTGCTGTCATCTAATTTCTGAGAAAGGGATTTCACCTATCTGAGTTTGTGCTTGTGCAGTGTATGGCCACTATCCAGTCTCATGACCTCTTTCGCAAGTTCATCTTATTTCTGAGCCGGGAGGAGCAGTGTTTGGATATCTGTGTCTGTCTGGAGGGAagccacactctctgcttactgGGTGAGCACGTGAGCTTTTTGCACaaaaacttcaaagtaaaagtaaaaccaAGGCTATATTAAAATTGGAAAACAATGGTGGAGGTCTTAAGAATAATATCTTGGCATATATTTGAACTGTTGGACTGTATTCATACTTTGTTTGGTTGTGATTTCTAGATGAGGGGCTTTCaaactttacaaaaaaataaataaaattaaatatgtagAAAAACGTTACGGAATTttaaattttataatggtttaatTCTGCTTTCTATAGACTGTTTGGAAATAATGAGATTGATCACAGTACAGTATGAGatgtacacaaaaacagaagaaatcatgaTGGGGCCAAATACTTTTTAAcagcactgtgtgtatatatgtatatatgtacgtGTATGTATTTATGCATGCTCAAAGTGTTAAGAAGTTATTCATGAATTACAAAATGGTTTTAGATAAACCATCAAGACAAAATTTACCCACTAATCCAAAAGTTGTATGCAGATTCTGAATGCAGTAGGAGGGTTCATTTATCCATTTCTCTCCAGGTTTATACAAAagattaatttatataaattagaCTGTAatcttaatacaaaataaatatttgaatcttGTCTTTTGGCTTAAGTATTATGAAAAtagaattatttcatttattaaaatgttatctatagtattataattactattattctTACAACGTAAAATTGGGTCTTTATGCATGGAACTATATAGTTGCCTATATATTTTGTAAGCGGGGTCCCTCGCAATGGTATCATCATATTATGGGTGTCCTTGGCATTGAAATGCTGGAAAACCCCTGTACTAGATCATGTATTTCATAAtctatcttttgttttgtttccaggaAATCTTATTCAGCTGGGTTACTTTAATGTAAAAGTCCTAGAGCAGGAAGCCAGTCACTTTGTCAAGGATTTGACAGATATGTTGTCATACTGTCAGAGATATGTTTATCAGAAGAAATCCAACCTCACACACTGGCACCCAGTGTTGGGCTGGTTCTCGCAGACTGTTGATTATGGGTATGTTTATCTAATGTTGACAAAATACAGCAGCTGGGAACTCCTAGATTTGCATCTTGtggtatttattttctctctctctctctcccgctttCTCTTCAGGCTTAATGAGTCTATGCCGTTGGTAACGAAGCAGTTACAGTGTCTGTGGGGAGTGCCTGTGATCTGCACTCTCTTCTGTGACGTTCTCAGCAAAAAGCTGGAGACTCAAGATCCCACCCCAATGCTGTCACCTCAGCCATCCACGCTACAGAATAACCTGCCTGTAAAAAGTGAGAATTTCACATTTTTCACTCTTACAATCCTTTAAGTGCAAAATGATTCCTATTATTGGGCCATAAAACAGTTTGGTATATGCTTACACTTGGACCATACTTAGCAGGGCGGCCTTTGTGGTTAACCTCCtggactaaaaaaaaaattaaattctggaGTCatccactcaccctcatgtcattattAAAgcgacatgagggggagtaaatgaatacagaatttagattttcgGATTAACTCTGTATGATTAGATCTCTTCAAGCGGGCATTCCAGAAGTCTGCTTCTGTACGGAACATCCTGAAACCGATCGGTGGAAAGCGGGTTGACTCGGCTGAGGTGCAGAAGGTGTGCAGTATTTGTGTGCTGTATCAGACGGCCCTGACAACACTCACACAGATCCGCCTCCAGATCCTCACAGGTACATACTTTTTATATGAAATCAATATTGATTGATTTTCACACATCTATCATGGTATCCACGGGTCATTAAAATGGGCTGTAAGGTTGTGGGGCCTTGGGCTGTAAGGTTGAATGAAAACCTTTCTCGCCTTGCAGATAACAGAGAATAGAGTGGGCGTGTGGTTTTTACATATAGGTTCAGTGTACATATGCGCTGATCCCATGAGTTCTGCTCCAGAACTCGAGATATTCCCCATTCTTTTTCTCCATTGTCATTTCAACATTAACAGATTGGGCGATTGCATGAGAAGACACATTTCACTAAGTTGTATTGTATCTTTCTACATACTGTCAGAGgttcatttatgtttttttcatgcattaGTCAGTGGTGGTTGTAGAGGGGGGGCAGCATCTCCCCCCGTCAGATTACGGAAACCCCCTCAGACAATATAACACTCGTACCCTGCCCTGCCCCCCGTGTGAAAAATCCTGGCACCGCCCCTTCTATAATTGGAGAGAGAGCACACCGTTTGTGTCGGCCAGCTACTGTAATCTGTCACATGCACCATTAAAGAgtataaatacaaaatgtattgtttgatTATTGAGAAGTCACATAATTTAAAAGCTTAAACTAAAATAGTGTTCCTCCAAAGAAATTCCAACTGACTTAAATGATGGAGCATGACACAATTTGTGCATCTGTAGCTGTAACCGGCGCTGTCCTGTGCTTTCACTCTGCATTGGTGTGTGTGGAAATAATGAGACTAGATGCCGATGACATCATTTGTAAAAATAGAAGTCCCACATTGAATTAACAAATTTTGAAGTTAATGCAAACATTAGTGTAAAAAGTTAGTACAATATTTTAGGATATCACACGATATGGTGAAATTAACTTTATTCAAAAGCGGTTtatacaaaaatagaaataatGAGTATTAATATCTGCTTTATAGATAATGGTAAAACAGTACATATTAAATGCAGTCTgtatgcaatttggaacaaaagacagCTATGTTTGTGATTTATCTGGAGACTATATCTGGTGGAAGCAGATTCCCTCATTCTTAGACCGCAGGGAGCAAGAGATGACCAGAGTCAATACCAAGTGATTATACAAATCTTAAAACATAACACCGTATCACAGAAAAGGAGATGACCATGTTTAACCAGATTTCAAATGAGGAACAATGTAAATCATTAAATATTCACTGCcgtttccaccaaaataaaggctccaagtctgccaaaataaaagctcagagtgaaggtgaagtaaatactacagaaatatattattattattattattatataaaacaaatctaatcatcaaaattataataattacattttttattatagtaataaaCTTGAAAGGAACCCACaatgataataattttaataatataataaaatgatttTCAAATGGGTTCCAAAAATTGAGTGAAATTGTACTGTAAATTTTGCACATATTGttaattcacaaaaatattttagtagaaatatacagtatgctgGTAAATACTGCTTTTTATTATGCCAACTGAATTGctgtatttgtacaaataaataaatggcaactAATTGGCATTTAATGCTAATTACTACTAATTGAATTACTACTGTAGATGTACTATGAATGCTCATTTAAGCAGGTGAAGACCTTTTTTCtctaaatatattgtattttagttGATATGTGGCCTAGCGGTTTGCAGATATAATctgacactttgaaaattcaGTTTATGTTCCAGTTTCTCCCTGTTCTCTCAATCATTCCAGTCCTCCATCTATTGTGCTTATCAACACATGTGGCGAAAAGGACAAAACcagtgttaaagggttagttcacccaaaaatgaaaattgaagttctgatcaccattcacttgcattgtatgaacctacactgaaatattcttttaaaatatattatttatcttaatttgtgtcctgcagaagaaagtcatacacatctaggatggcatgagggcgagtaaatgataagagagttttcatttttgggtgaactatcccttttaagtatTGAATAACCTAAAATAATTTAAGATTTCATAATAAAACTCTGTTTCCAGGTCTGACGTATCTTGATGAGCTGCTCCCTAAACTCTGGGCATTTATCTGTGAGCTTGGCCCTCAGGGTGGGCTCAGACTCTTCCTGGAGTGTCTCAATAATGACACTGAGGAATCCAAACAGCTTTTGGCCATGCTCATGCTCTTCTGTGACTGCTCAAGACATCTCATCACGTAAgtgttcaagtcatggtttaacgCCAACCTCCTTACTAATGCCAACAAGTAATTTTGAGCTAATACTGTACATGTACACTTGCACctgtatataaatatgtgtgtgtttttttaaatttttttattgctaACAGGATTCTGGATGACATAGAGGTCTATGAGGAACAGATTTCTTTTAAAATCGAAGAGCTTGTCACCATTTCCTCGTTCCTCAACACATTTGTATACAAGATGATCTGGGATGGTATTTTAGGTGAGCAAACTTTTGATAGTCCCTACCCAATGAAAGcttaaacatttaaaagagagACTCTGGATCAGTCATTTATAACAGTTATTTATCAGCAGTCTTCTGTAGcagtgctctttttttttttttttttttatgtgatcatTAACTTGCAGAGAATGCCAAAGGGGAGAAATTGGATCTGTTCCACAGTGTTCATGGCTGGCTGATGGTTCTGTATGAGCGTGACTGTCGTAGGAGATTCACTCCTGAAGATCACTGGCTCCGCAAGTGTGTCACCCTCAGATATTACTGagaaaaacattcaaaatgaatCACTGTTTTTGCTTTAGTGTCTCGGTTAAAGTCTTcataaaaaagcaaatgtgaaatttattaaaaaaaaatgttttgtctgtgTCTCATACAGAGATCTGAAGCCCAGTCTGTTGTTTCAAGAGCTGGAGAAAGGCAAGAGGAGAGCACAGCTGCTACTACAGTACATTCCTCATGTCATCCCACACAAAAATGTGAGTTAAACTCAAATCcagacattaattaaataaagggatagttcaccaaaatttaaattctctcataatttactcatcactttctttcttctgctgaacacaaacgcagatttttagaagaatatatcagctctgtagatccatacaatgcaagtgaatattgaCCAATgtatgaagctccaaaatcacaaaggcagcataaaagtaatcataagactctagtggtttaatacaatatatgtcttctgaagataaATGATCAccttgggtgagaaacagattcatatttaaatccttttttttactataaatctccagtttaactttcactttaagaatatgaaagtgaaaatatattggaaaaaagacttaaatattgatctgtttctcaaacacacctatcatactgcttctgaagatataaattaaatgactggagtcatatggattacttttatgctgcctttatgtgatttttggagctttaaaagtcttgtcaccattcacttacattttatggacctacagaacagagatatttctctaaaaatgtttatgttcagcagaagaaagtcatacgcatctgggatggcatgagggtgagtaaatgatgagagaattgttatttttgggtaaactatccctgtAACCCAGGCTCTACAGTAGTGTAGCTTAACTAACGTGCTCAAAAGATTTAGTCGCCATTTTCTTTTACTGTATCAGAGTCATGAATCGATCTGTCTTTATTGATTTAAATGGAGTGTGATTCCTTTCTCTTGACACAGAGGGTGCTGCTGTTCCGGAACATTGTGACAAAAGAGAAAGAGACTTTAGGATTGGTGGAGACAAGCTCTGCTTCTCCCCATGTAACTCACATAACTATTCGTCGTTCACGGATGTTGGAGGTAATAGCTGCTTCATAATTTCCAAAACTGTCCCAGTAAATACTCAGCATGATAGTAATGACTGCGCACAATGGATAAAGCCACCTGTGATGGTAATTGCAATGACATATGTACCTTGATGAATGTCTCTGTTCCTTACTTCCTTTAGGATGGTTATGATCAACTGCGACGTCTGCCTGTCAACTCCATTAAGGGGGTGATTCGAGTGAAGTTTGTGAATGATTTGGGAGTGGATGAGGCTGGAATTGACCAGGATGGTGTATTTAAAGAGTTCTTAGAGGAGATCATCAAGAAGGTTTTTAACCCAGCCCTCAACCTCTTTAAGGTATACACTGTTTTCTCATACTCAAAAGGGTCACACAGTAGTTATAAAGCATTTAATGCTGGGAATTCAAATTCGTCTATTTCTTCTTTCTGTTTCAGACCACTAGTGGGAATGAGAGATTATACCCTTCCCAAACCTCAAGCATCCATGAGAATCACCTTCAGCTCTTTGAGTTTGTTGGAAAGATTCTTGGAAAGGCCATGTATGAGGGCATTGTGGTGGATGTGCCGTTCGCCTCCTTTTTTCTCAGTCAGGTCCTGGGTCATCATCATAGCACTTTTTACAGCTCAATAGACGAGCTGCCTTCTCTCGACGCGGAGTTCTACAAGAACCTCACCTCCATCAAGGTCAGTGCCAATGTAAATTTAATACCACAATTATTAACTTAATAATAGATCTGAACTAGGGCTGGGGATATGACGATGTTATTGGATATCGATGATAAAGTTGCCGATTGCGACACTCAATTGACAGACTATGATCGACAAAATTGGGAAATGGTTAAACCATTGATCTAAGGAAGTCAGCAAATATATCAAACAGTAGCCCAGGGAGTGAAACTACCATCTGCCACCCACCAAATGTgacaaggctgaatccagttcacAAGCTCCTCATCCAAGTGTATTTCATGCAATGATGCGTAATTTTGCTCATTTATCCGCAACAGGTGAacgacctgtaagacgtctcgacTGGGAGTGATGCATGACAAGAAattctgttagtcacaaagacatgtgcttgaagaaacacttcaatAGAAAAGCTATCAAAacttgtgtctgattcgctgtttgttcagaggcgtgcagcatGAGCCTGTTTTGTGGAACACACGCATGCAGGCAGGCATGCAAGCCTGTCTCATGGAACAATCCatgagttttttttctctctctctctcttcttcattATTCTGAAACGTGTTTGCAAGGATATTGTCtttgagaatgctgcaaatcatctcaggaggtgctgtgagtttagttcgctttatttccatggTCCAGGTTGCGGTTAATGCAACTccgcaggttcagtaatatatttctttgtattaaagaaacgaAGACGAAAGTGATTCAATCATGAAATAATACAAcacatgttcaccttgaacctaaattTGAGTTCTATTTTCTTATCTTTGGTGAGGTGGTTAGCCTGTTGatatgcaccccctttttgagcacaaaccatgaaaatgacgtACCTGAACTTTTATGGTTGTATTGACTGAACCCTTTGGattatggacacagttgtagtatcttttgaaagaagcaGCTTTGGGCTTTATTTGggcagaattaatatatgttgttattttaagttagagaagctgaagtttatagtaatggaaatattttgtgctgaacatgtttttataatctataaaaaacaatataaatgtgccaagacaacccagaaatacaatgttctcaaagccacaagtctaaagaagttacatttcaaatttgaagatgatctaacaaaaaataggttcctgcaagcttttttctctgaaaatcgctgCCGGTGTACGGAGTAacattaaggctccgcctttcaagatgacacaaaatctgactgcactgcttggctattataaataaaactatgccacattttaaaaatagactttggagacaggcttgttttgtatatgagactctaatatataagataatttacaattttacaacatgaatgctgcttaGATTAcaaagtttgttgaagaacgatgacgaagggtaattctttcaggtgagagctcatgtaaacaatggagactatatcaatatttctcagatttatcacttttatggacaaaaagtgcttttggatgtttttcaatgaacgcttgtcatggactattgacccaagtgtggtgaactggattcatctggcgatcgcgttttcataacaaaggtaatAAGtaccgttttgatattgcatgttttcatttttactcctgacacaaataactaaattgctgtttctggagcattgctatcgtgaaaccgagatcagatatcaatgttgaacacttagacctttgaaaagatgtataatttgttaacattcaatacatttatagactgtaaattgtatattaaaagtaagcagagtgacgtcaccaccgcgtgCAGGGAATTGAGTATCAAGaggttaaataagattttttttatcacttcattattttagtgcttttttcatttagtttgaagagtaatttgaatttagaaatgtctttatgTTTTTCGCGTTTCAAtaacttaattacatttttaaagcaaaatcaataaagcaaaaatattcacagaCCCTCAACAGTGGGTTGACGATATAATCGTATATCGCGATATTTGTTTAGGGCTATTATGGATAATAGCCCTAATCTGATGGTTGTTTAGCCCAGACCatgcatacatttttgattttatcTTGAGTTCTCCAATGATACATgggtattttaaattatattatatcttCATGTTTTATGCTTGTTAAAGCGTGCATTTGTAGACCTGAGCATAAAAAGATCTACAATACCTGCTGAATTTTCAAAAGCTAATGTCTTTCAATAATTGGCTTTCAATAATTTGGCTGATAGGGCCCTGTTACAGCCAGTGTTCCTGTCTAAACTTGTTTGTTATAGTCTTTAGTTAATACACTCAGTAGTTGTGATGTTTTTTTCTCCTCTTACTGGCATTGGCTGGTGCCTCCCTGCCTGTGATAAGCAATGATTTATACTCAATGAAGTTATGTGGAAAACTACACAGTAAAAGTTAGTTTTCACATTAGTAAATGTTCTAAAATTATGTTCCAATAAActtgaataattaataattagCGGAAGGCAAGCATCAGTATTACTATCGCTCAAATGTTAGAGATTTggtgtaaaaacaaataaagaaaaaatattaggCACATAACTTGTCCCGCACCATTTgtactacagacatgaatgataccagAGCCCTTCTACTAATGGAGGCTAAAAGGTTAGCAACAAAATCATAACGTGGTTGTCCGATATTCTATGGGTGGTACACTGGTGTGGAGACCAGAGGTTGTTTTCTTTTATTGGATGTCTATGAAGGAGATTcatcagtgtgctgaataaaatGCTTTTGTGAGGTAACTGCTCATTACTTAATGGACTGACCATCTGTCTGATAATCCTTaatatgttttacactaaacaatccttttgtaattaactatgtgtggagtttactacgataaaattgATTCGgcctctccccattcatttgcatgGTTTCCGCAAACCATGACTAACTGTCGTAACATGCTAGTTGACTGTTACGCTCTCTCCAACAGTAAAATCGTGGAGGTTATCTCAGTTTAAAAAATCTCTAATGATTCCTCAAATACTATGCCATATTTAGAAGtggtttaatatattatatttcttgGTGAAAATTTGGTATTATCCATAACTGTGTGTTGGTGATGTTTCAGCGTTACGATGGGGACGTCAGTGACCTTGGTCTGACATTATCATACGATGAGGATGTGATGGGGCAGGTAATTGTCATTGCATCACCTTTACCCAATTTTGTTTGTCTTATGACACAGGTTTTCCTAACTTTCTCATATgcatgcttc includes the following:
- the LOC127634095 gene encoding ubiquitin-protein ligase E3B-like, translated to MFTATQTSKSQFLDKARLAREERKGYKDKERAATQIQALIRKFLCRCKLQREIRKEVDDFFAVSDAGSTKGNALSIFKIARKLLFIFCKEDKLRFEKLCRIILSSMEVENEPKVWYVSLALSKDLTIPWLKQIKDVLWVSCEFLKKLKPDILQDNKLVTLYLTMLINFTDTSTWKIVRGKGEALKPALSRICENIMGHLNQKGFYSVLQILLTNGLARSRPSLSKGTLTAIFTLSLRPVIAAHFSDNLLRSFLLHIMSVPAFISHLNTLTPDCMATIQSHDLFRKFILFLSREEQCLDICVCLEGSHTLCLLGNLIQLGYFNVKVLEQEASHFVKDLTDMLSYCQRYVYQKKSNLTHWHPVLGWFSQTVDYGLNESMPLVTKQLQCLWGVPVICTLFCDVLSKKLETQDPTPMLSPQPSTLQNNLPVKNLFKRAFQKSASVRNILKPIGGKRVDSAEVQKVCSICVLYQTALTTLTQIRLQILTGLTYLDELLPKLWAFICELGPQGGLRLFLECLNNDTEESKQLLAMLMLFCDCSRHLITILDDIEVYEEQISFKIEELVTISSFLNTFVYKMIWDGILENAKGEKLDLFHSVHGWLMVLYERDCRRRFTPEDHWLRKDLKPSLLFQELEKGKRRAQLLLQYIPHVIPHKNRVLLFRNIVTKEKETLGLVETSSASPHVTHITIRRSRMLEDGYDQLRRLPVNSIKGVIRVKFVNDLGVDEAGIDQDGVFKEFLEEIIKKVFNPALNLFKTTSGNERLYPSQTSSIHENHLQLFEFVGKILGKAMYEGIVVDVPFASFFLSQVLGHHHSTFYSSIDELPSLDAEFYKNLTSIKRYDGDVSDLGLTLSYDEDVMGQLVCHELIPGGKTMSVTNENKISYIHLMAHFRMHTQIKEQTAAFIRGFRSIINPEWLHVFSTPEVQRLVSGDNAEIDLDDLKKHTVYYGGFHSSHRVILWLWDILSSDFSPEERAMFLKFVTSCSRPPLLGFAYLKPPFSIRCVEVSDDQDTGDTLGSVLRGFFTIRKKEPGGRLPTSSTCFNLLKLPNYSKKSILRDKLRYAISMNTGFELS